The Lewinellaceae bacterium genome includes a region encoding these proteins:
- a CDS encoding response regulator transcription factor, whose amino-acid sequence MITILIADDHKVFREGIISILNEVEDITIIAEAGDGREVMERLKEVRPQIILMDISMGDTSGIETTRQVREAYPEIKVLVLSMHSESAYIVKMLQIGASGYLLKDTGKEEMIRAIRTVAEGDTYYSQKVSSAIVEHLSAPGKAKKEKGGIPLTKREVEILRLIAEEYSNPEIAEKLFISIRTVDTHRRNLLEKLGIKNTAGLVKYAIKHGIAE is encoded by the coding sequence ATGATTACCATTCTCATCGCCGATGACCACAAAGTATTCAGAGAAGGCATCATCTCCATTCTCAATGAAGTGGAAGATATTACGATCATCGCGGAAGCAGGCGACGGCAGAGAGGTCATGGAGCGCCTGAAAGAAGTCCGGCCACAGATTATCCTTATGGACATTTCCATGGGCGATACCAGTGGCATCGAAACTACCCGACAGGTCAGGGAAGCTTATCCCGAAATTAAAGTACTGGTGCTTTCCATGCACTCAGAGAGTGCTTACATCGTCAAAATGCTGCAGATTGGCGCCTCCGGGTACCTGCTCAAAGATACAGGAAAAGAAGAAATGATCCGCGCCATACGCACCGTGGCCGAAGGGGACACCTATTACAGTCAAAAAGTATCCTCCGCCATTGTGGAACATCTCTCTGCTCCGGGCAAAGCCAAAAAAGAAAAAGGCGGCATCCCGCTGACCAAAAGGGAGGTGGAAATCCTTCGACTGATCGCCGAAGAATACTCCAATCCTGAGATTGCCGAAAAACTTTTCATCAGCATCCGTACCGTGGATACACACCGCAGGAATTTGCTGGAAAAACTGGGCATTAAAAACACGGCAGGATTGGTAAAATACGCCATAAAACACGGCATTGCGGAATGA
- a CDS encoding DUF1611 domain-containing protein translates to MKRVLDGNAIVYCEGAFNTPNGKTAHGLVRFTERFNVLSVLDSHYAGRDAGEVLDEIHAGIPVHAGLEDAYSDAMANGLRPEYFVVGLAPDGGRLPEQARSVVWDAIGKQMNIVCGLHDFLSEDPEMVAFAQSKGVTITDIRKPPHRKDLHFFTGDIEKVTCLKVAILGTDSAVGKRTTAWFLVHALRKMGIKAEMVGTGQTAWMQGAKYSLVMDSLVNDFVAGEIEHAVVSAWKEGAEVIVIEGQGSLMNPAYPGGFEILAAGRPDIVIMQHAPARKEYDGFPGYPLHPLSKQIKLVQMLSAKPVVAVTVNHEDIHKHKVPAVCEEIRMKTNLPAFDVLLQGADGLAEVVIKHLKNQNVSV, encoded by the coding sequence ATGAAAAGAGTACTCGACGGAAATGCCATCGTCTATTGCGAGGGTGCTTTCAATACACCTAACGGTAAAACGGCCCATGGGCTGGTGCGCTTTACGGAAAGGTTCAATGTTTTATCTGTCCTCGACAGTCATTACGCAGGGAGAGATGCAGGAGAGGTACTGGATGAAATTCATGCCGGTATTCCCGTTCATGCCGGCCTGGAAGATGCTTATTCAGACGCTATGGCAAATGGTTTACGTCCTGAATATTTTGTGGTCGGGCTGGCTCCCGATGGCGGACGATTGCCGGAGCAGGCCCGGTCAGTGGTATGGGATGCCATTGGCAAACAGATGAACATCGTATGTGGTTTGCATGATTTTCTTTCGGAAGATCCTGAAATGGTCGCCTTTGCTCAGTCAAAAGGGGTAACCATTACAGATATCCGCAAACCACCCCATCGCAAAGATCTGCACTTTTTTACCGGGGATATTGAAAAGGTAACCTGCCTGAAAGTTGCCATCCTGGGTACGGACAGTGCCGTAGGAAAACGAACCACTGCCTGGTTCCTGGTTCATGCTTTGCGCAAAATGGGCATCAAAGCAGAAATGGTAGGCACCGGCCAAACTGCCTGGATGCAAGGGGCTAAATACAGCCTGGTGATGGATAGCCTCGTCAATGATTTTGTCGCCGGAGAGATCGAACATGCTGTCGTTTCCGCCTGGAAGGAGGGTGCTGAAGTGATTGTTATCGAGGGACAGGGCAGCCTGATGAACCCGGCCTATCCCGGTGGATTTGAGATCCTGGCTGCAGGAAGACCGGATATCGTCATCATGCAACATGCTCCGGCCAGGAAAGAATATGATGGTTTTCCCGGTTATCCGCTCCACCCGCTTTCAAAACAAATTAAGTTGGTGCAAATGCTGTCGGCAAAACCTGTGGTAGCGGTAACAGTCAACCACGAAGATATCCATAAACACAAAGTGCCCGCGGTATGCGAGGAAATTAGAATGAAAACAAATTTACCTGCTTTTGACGTATTATTGCAGGGGGCAGACGGTTTGGCTGAAGTGGTGATAAAGCATTTGAAAAATCAAAATGTATCTGTTTAA
- a CDS encoding PAS domain-containing protein yields MEDNFSSVFEFGDAVIKSLPYGIMIIDIEGSIMNCNELALKNLGLNPTTSEAIHRNVFEYLDEFPVFKKVLENRLIKDQKAFDLRSIFFHEKHLRIQGNGLPNGMVLTIEDVTQRKKQARINLNAVLEGQENERRRLAREIHDGVGPVMSIIKLHLDAVKSELKEVPEPVMKKINSMSELIHEVSESIRDISHDLMPSALTDFGLVAALENLCRKANESEKIHVRFYHSGMKNQPDSQIALSIFRITQELLNNAFKYSDAQTITIQLIRHPESIILMVEDDGTGFDKSELNLLLEKGIGIRNIQTRTAAVGGLFNLDTQKGRGVLATLEIPLKN; encoded by the coding sequence ATGGAAGATAATTTTTCATCGGTTTTTGAATTCGGAGACGCTGTAATAAAAAGCCTGCCTTACGGGATAATGATCATTGACATTGAGGGCAGTATAATGAATTGCAATGAGCTGGCCCTGAAAAACCTGGGCCTCAACCCCACGACTTCTGAAGCGATCCACAGGAATGTATTTGAGTACCTTGATGAGTTCCCTGTCTTTAAAAAAGTACTTGAAAACCGGCTGATCAAAGATCAAAAAGCATTTGACCTACGGTCGATTTTTTTTCATGAAAAACATCTTCGCATCCAGGGGAACGGCCTCCCCAACGGTATGGTGCTCACCATCGAGGATGTCACCCAAAGGAAAAAACAGGCCCGGATCAATCTGAATGCGGTACTTGAAGGACAGGAAAATGAAAGGAGACGCCTTGCAAGAGAGATCCACGACGGGGTGGGCCCGGTGATGTCGATCATAAAACTCCATCTGGATGCCGTAAAATCTGAGTTAAAAGAAGTCCCCGAACCGGTCATGAAAAAGATCAACTCCATGAGCGAGCTCATCCATGAAGTTTCAGAAAGCATTCGCGACATTTCCCATGACCTTATGCCCAGTGCCCTGACGGACTTCGGCTTAGTGGCTGCTTTGGAAAATCTTTGCCGGAAAGCCAATGAAAGCGAAAAAATCCATGTTCGTTTTTACCATTCAGGCATGAAAAACCAACCCGACAGCCAGATCGCCCTTTCGATCTTTCGCATTACCCAGGAATTACTCAACAATGCCTTTAAATACTCCGACGCTCAAACCATAACCATCCAGCTGATCAGGCATCCGGAAAGCATTATCCTGATGGTGGAGGACGACGGCACAGGCTTTGACAAATCAGAATTGAACCTACTCCTGGAGAAAGGAATCGGGATCAGAAATATTCAAACCCGAACCGCAGCAGTCGGTGGCCTGTTTAACCTCGATACCCAAAAAGGAAGAGGGGTGCTGGCCACCCTGGAAATTCCGTTAAAAAACTAA
- a CDS encoding WG repeat-containing protein, which yields MQKYILSLLLLSGVVGLFAQAELPPVYPYAENGKWGVIDKEGKILVKPKYQKISLYTREDQANAIASVTNDQGLQGAINRKGKLVAKIKYQFVDLDGKGDFLIVRNPEGLYGLVKTKNKKEILKTEYKSIGRFQGEKMGVSVIRKGEWYGAINEAGKLIAEPVYQSIKVRDAYGEFPNLRLTREDGSAIAIDCFGEPVKKGAPGHAYDDDDLIFDDLMVEESPAEANPPQTTFKKIKVGDKEAFEFMTTYAGRPNKTVLDTISGFDEVVEVYRNYTSARGYGVDIVMGKKDGKFGIVHHSGEVLTPFEYDVIREKGGRSYFELQKGDLFGVAARSGKRLFDATFSRVKFLNFNGVFLVQTGPFEGYADRTGHIYLPGE from the coding sequence ATGCAAAAGTACATTTTATCATTGCTCCTGCTCAGTGGAGTGGTTGGGTTATTTGCCCAGGCTGAATTACCGCCTGTTTATCCTTATGCTGAAAACGGAAAATGGGGCGTGATCGACAAGGAAGGCAAGATTCTGGTCAAACCCAAATACCAAAAAATTTCATTGTATACTCGTGAGGATCAGGCCAACGCGATAGCTTCGGTGACCAATGACCAGGGATTGCAGGGAGCCATCAACAGAAAGGGTAAACTGGTGGCCAAAATCAAATATCAATTCGTTGACCTCGACGGTAAGGGTGATTTTCTTATCGTTAGAAACCCCGAAGGGTTGTACGGACTGGTGAAAACCAAAAATAAAAAGGAGATCCTCAAAACGGAATACAAATCCATCGGCCGTTTCCAGGGAGAAAAAATGGGCGTGTCAGTCATTCGAAAAGGGGAATGGTATGGTGCCATCAATGAAGCCGGGAAATTGATCGCGGAACCCGTTTACCAATCCATAAAAGTTCGGGATGCCTATGGTGAATTTCCGAATCTCAGATTAACCAGAGAGGATGGTTCCGCCATTGCGATAGATTGCTTTGGCGAACCGGTCAAAAAAGGAGCTCCGGGGCATGCTTATGACGATGACGATTTGATATTCGATGATCTGATGGTGGAGGAATCTCCTGCCGAGGCCAACCCTCCGCAGACGACTTTCAAAAAAATAAAAGTCGGGGATAAAGAAGCTTTTGAATTTATGACCACCTATGCAGGACGACCCAATAAAACAGTATTGGATACCATTTCCGGGTTTGATGAAGTGGTGGAAGTCTATAGAAATTACACTTCCGCCAGAGGGTATGGCGTGGATATCGTTATGGGCAAAAAGGACGGAAAATTCGGTATCGTGCACCATTCAGGGGAGGTGCTCACCCCTTTTGAATATGATGTCATCCGCGAAAAAGGAGGCAGGAGTTACTTCGAACTTCAAAAAGGAGACCTTTTCGGCGTAGCTGCCAGGAGCGGAAAAAGGCTGTTTGATGCGACCTTTTCCAGGGTTAAGTTCCTTAATTTCAACGGCGTCTTTTTGGTTCAGACCGGCCCGTTCGAGGGATATGCCGACCGCACAGGACATATTTACCTCCCCGGGGAGTGA
- a CDS encoding sigma-70 family RNA polymerase sigma factor, translated as MSGFEIHDLSDEQLVLQYRETQNNEYFAEIYNRYYKKAYHTCLDIVKDRDTAYDLVQDVMIKVMHKLPTLKNGFLLGFWIYRIAQNYSIDYCKDRNHFASMVSEDWLEGADEGADKEALEAREHLLDSLEPALQRLKEADRQLLIRKYLDNHSVEELENEYQLTGSAVKMRLSRARNRMAALYQKEKKFRELRPAM; from the coding sequence ATGTCGGGTTTTGAAATTCATGACCTTTCCGATGAACAATTGGTGCTTCAATACCGGGAGACCCAAAACAATGAGTACTTCGCTGAAATTTATAACCGCTACTATAAGAAAGCTTATCATACATGCCTCGACATCGTGAAAGACCGCGATACTGCATACGATCTCGTTCAGGATGTAATGATCAAAGTGATGCACAAACTGCCCACCTTAAAAAACGGTTTCCTGCTGGGCTTTTGGATTTATCGTATTGCTCAAAATTACAGCATCGATTATTGCAAGGACAGGAATCATTTTGCAAGTATGGTTTCCGAGGACTGGCTTGAAGGGGCAGATGAGGGGGCGGACAAAGAAGCTCTTGAAGCCCGCGAACATCTTTTAGACAGCCTTGAACCTGCCCTTCAGCGATTGAAAGAGGCCGACCGGCAACTGCTCATCCGAAAATACCTTGACAATCATTCAGTAGAAGAGCTCGAAAACGAATACCAGCTTACCGGCAGTGCCGTCAAAATGCGTTTGTCCAGGGCCAGGAACCGCATGGCTGCCCTCTACCAAAAAGAAAAAAAATTTCGCGAACTCCGACCTGCCATGTGA
- a CDS encoding RNA 2'-phosphotransferase, protein MNNDLKKISKKMSYALRHAPEKFGLQLDAQGWCQVQDLLSAFRKKGIEMTQELLDEVVEKNDKKRFAFDDSRSKIRASQGHSIPIDLGYEPVKPPDVLFHGTARQHLDSILREGLQKRNRHHVHLSPDRETATRVGGRHGKAVVLLVNAKVMHEQGIPFYRSSNGVWLTESVAPEFLSF, encoded by the coding sequence ATGAATAATGACCTGAAAAAAATAAGCAAAAAAATGTCTTACGCATTGAGGCATGCGCCGGAAAAATTCGGACTGCAACTGGATGCCCAGGGATGGTGCCAGGTACAGGACCTTTTGAGCGCTTTTCGGAAAAAGGGCATCGAAATGACGCAGGAACTCCTTGATGAAGTAGTGGAAAAAAATGATAAAAAACGATTTGCTTTTGACGATAGCCGATCCAAAATCCGGGCCAGCCAGGGCCACTCCATTCCGATAGACCTGGGCTATGAGCCTGTGAAACCTCCCGATGTGCTTTTCCACGGTACCGCCCGTCAACATTTGGATTCCATCCTAAGGGAAGGCCTTCAAAAAAGAAACCGACACCACGTACACCTTTCTCCAGACCGGGAAACGGCCACCCGTGTGGGCGGAAGGCACGGCAAGGCAGTGGTGCTTTTGGTCAATGCTAAAGTCATGCATGAACAGGGAATTCCTTTTTACCGCTCCTCGAACGGCGTTTGGCTGACGGAATCCGTAGCGCCTGAATTTTTATCCTTTTAA
- a CDS encoding lysophospholipid acyltransferase family protein — MESFFKMVTWLFRYIPFKGLYILSDMLYTILCRVTKYRYQVIYENIKGSFPEKSPEEIAALTKRFYKNFTDILLETLKGLAISKKDILERYQFINGELLDKDFEANQNIIILACHHTNWEWAVLSVNLWLRHQVVGVYKPLKNKKINAFFNEQRKKWGLELVSMSKTARALAQKRTVPAAFVFIADQTPSDVKNAHWVDFLNRPTAFHHGMDKIARRTNYPVYQAEIKRVKRGFYEVEFSLLCLHPGEQKEGDITTLYANGLEKTIQKDPANWLWSHRRWKRKREDWG, encoded by the coding sequence ATGGAATCTTTTTTCAAGATGGTAACATGGCTTTTCAGGTATATCCCGTTTAAAGGACTGTACATACTTTCTGATATGCTCTACACCATATTATGTAGAGTCACAAAATATCGCTACCAGGTGATCTATGAAAACATCAAAGGATCCTTTCCTGAAAAATCGCCGGAAGAAATTGCAGCGCTTACTAAAAGGTTTTATAAAAACTTTACAGACATCCTCCTGGAAACGCTTAAAGGCCTTGCCATTTCCAAAAAAGATATCCTGGAACGATACCAATTCATCAATGGTGAACTGCTCGACAAAGACTTTGAAGCCAATCAAAATATAATTATCCTGGCCTGCCACCACACCAATTGGGAGTGGGCAGTCCTTTCCGTTAACCTTTGGCTCAGGCACCAGGTCGTGGGGGTTTATAAACCGCTAAAAAATAAAAAAATCAATGCATTTTTTAATGAACAAAGAAAAAAGTGGGGACTTGAACTGGTAAGCATGTCAAAAACGGCGCGGGCCCTCGCCCAAAAGAGAACCGTTCCCGCCGCTTTTGTATTCATCGCCGACCAAACGCCTTCCGATGTAAAAAATGCCCATTGGGTAGATTTTCTAAACAGACCAACCGCTTTTCATCACGGCATGGACAAAATTGCCCGCCGAACCAATTACCCGGTTTACCAGGCCGAAATCAAAAGAGTAAAACGAGGCTTCTACGAAGTGGAGTTTTCCCTATTATGCCTTCATCCGGGGGAACAAAAAGAAGGAGACATCACCACCCTCTACGCCAACGGCCTCGAAAAAACCATCCAAAAAGATCCCGCCAACTGGCTTTGGTCGCACCGGCGCTGGAAACGCAAACGAGAAGATTGGGGATAA
- a CDS encoding pyridoxal-phosphate dependent enzyme: MEEQVNGNFNIQKELDQQYLRLRDKSNSLEERLEAFRFITDSEVGDTPLIRARNVERELGIRQIFLKFEGGNPTGTQKDRIAFAQAEDALRRGYEGIVLATCGNYGTSCSLAAKYAGLGCVVFIPENYHTNRVEGMEQMGAQIIRIPGDYEHAVFASQEYAAKNELYDANPGSDNTSLQLKAYGEIAYEIYDELRDAPRVVAVPVSNGTVLTGIYRGFQSLYRRGKTSRMPMMVAGSAAKKNPIVQAYLKNKTFCEDLESFTIRETEVNEPLINWHSFDGEATLLAIRESKGWACDVTDKKMVTMAKMLKEKEGLNVLPAATAGLAALSEPLNPELVQNDRFVVILTSRK; this comes from the coding sequence GTGGAAGAACAAGTCAACGGCAATTTTAATATCCAGAAAGAGCTGGATCAGCAATACCTTCGGTTGAGAGACAAAAGCAATAGCCTCGAAGAAAGGCTGGAAGCTTTCAGATTTATTACGGACTCTGAAGTGGGGGATACGCCACTCATCCGGGCCAGGAATGTAGAACGAGAGCTGGGGATCCGACAGATTTTTCTCAAATTTGAAGGAGGCAACCCCACCGGTACCCAAAAAGACCGCATCGCTTTTGCTCAGGCAGAGGATGCCTTGCGCCGCGGATATGAGGGAATTGTCCTGGCCACTTGTGGCAATTACGGTACTTCCTGTTCGCTGGCCGCAAAATATGCCGGGCTGGGATGCGTCGTGTTTATTCCTGAAAATTACCATACCAACAGGGTGGAGGGAATGGAACAAATGGGGGCACAGATCATAAGGATTCCCGGAGATTATGAGCATGCTGTTTTTGCTTCCCAGGAATATGCCGCTAAAAACGAATTGTATGATGCCAACCCAGGGAGTGATAATACAAGCCTGCAACTGAAAGCTTACGGGGAGATCGCTTACGAAATTTACGATGAATTGCGCGACGCCCCCAGGGTGGTGGCTGTACCTGTTTCCAACGGAACGGTTCTGACGGGGATTTACCGTGGTTTTCAAAGCCTTTACCGGAGAGGAAAAACTTCCAGAATGCCTATGATGGTGGCAGGTTCTGCCGCTAAAAAGAACCCGATTGTGCAGGCGTATTTAAAGAATAAAACATTCTGTGAGGATCTTGAATCTTTCACAATAAGGGAAACCGAAGTCAACGAGCCCCTCATCAACTGGCATTCTTTCGATGGTGAAGCCACTTTATTGGCAATTCGCGAGTCCAAAGGCTGGGCCTGTGATGTTACCGATAAAAAGATGGTGACTATGGCAAAAATGCTCAAGGAAAAAGAAGGCTTGAATGTACTTCCTGCTGCTACAGCAGGACTGGCGGCTCTGTCCGAACCATTGAATCCCGAATTGGTCCAGAATGACCGGTTTGTCGTCATCCTGACCAGTAGAAAATAA